The following coding sequences lie in one Ostrea edulis chromosome 8, xbOstEdul1.1, whole genome shotgun sequence genomic window:
- the LOC125662185 gene encoding uncharacterized protein LOC125662185 — translation MVHQYVEKPSVQKFLQEKECSWLFNPPHASHFGGVWERMIGVTRRILDGMLLRTGMKSLTHETLSTFLSEVSAIVYSRTLIPLSEDPSDLSILTPAMLLTHKTGQLPESIPSFHPKELYKSQWRYVQTLAAEFWHKWERDYLSLLQPRRKWTSEGPSLKEGDVVLLKDSDILRKQWPLTRVCKTFPSADGLVREVEVCVVKDSTRTFFVRPIHKLVPLVIS, via the coding sequence ATGGTTCATCAGTATGTGGAGAAACCTTCAGTGCAGAAGTTTCTTCAGGAAAAGGAATGTTCATGGCTTTTTAATCCTCCACACGCTTCCCACTTCGGCGGAGTATGGGAGCGTATGATCGGTGTGACCCGTAGAATTTTAGATGGTATGCTTCTGCGAACTGGGATGAAGAGCTTGACCCATGAAACCTTATCGACCTTTCTATCAGAAGTCTCCGCTATTGTTTATTCAAGAACTCTTATTCCCTTATCGGAAGATCCCAGCGATCTGTCTATACTGACACCAGCCATGTTGCTCACTCACAAGACGGGACAACTACCGGAGTCAATACCCTCGTTTCATCCAAAGGAATTGTACAAGTCCCAGTGGCGTTATGTCCAAACACTTGCTGCAGAGTTTTGGCACAAATGGGAGCGCGATTACCTGTCTCTTCTCCAGCCTCGACGCAAATGGACATCTGAAGGACCCAGTTTAAAGGAGGGAGATGTCGTCCTTTTGAAAGATTCGGACATTCTGAGGAAGCAGTGGCCCTTAACACGCGTGTGCAAAACATTCCCTTCTGCCGATGGCCTCGTGCGCGAAGTGGAAGTTTGTGTGGTGAAGGACAGTACTCGAACATTTTTTGTGAGACCCATCCATAAACTTGTGCCCCTTGTGATTTCTTGA
- the LOC125660014 gene encoding uncharacterized protein LOC125660014 isoform X1, whose product MEKMAGNCSRDDGNAVRPKYYEQRTLIFPDGIQITQVFDAPTFRRIDSGDTELIAQIRKNYDESLGSGGDLLEIATQGLSKGSDCQEDDTSVGESLEESPETFGVTSDVEESSSRYMFWTKPATNLLLSLYEEYEQEFENPRKKKKDVWREITEKLNEAGFDFSQLKVENKWRSLVQSHKDIKDNKKKTGEKRRTFPHLERLDNILSKRHDINPPFTSSSNPLATKENEKDKASTSSEEKVVTKSSSISAVRRREKRKEAENEGHINLTDLPPEVLEKICYNLEQFEEVNKLTLVCKKLKYFCYHRNTSFSVHLKNVNNLCGVYCMPNLRKLTVCGRSYFNSVIDADQVKSREFDAFVELFAMASLTRLQCLTLKNFRFQNTFLLFLIALSHLQLTCLSFHRCSQISVGQLKCVLEEIPSLKYCDVECDVSSTEDMHIFAEIANQFVGQVNLNLNNLEEIPSVLLKYRRSKYRTPWPTGHLLIP is encoded by the exons ATGGAAAAGATGGCGGGCAACTGTAGCAGGGATGATGGAAATGCCGTGAGGCCGAA ATACTACGAGCAAAGAACACTTATCTTTCCGGACGGAATACAGATAACACAAGTGTTTGATGCACCAACATTCAGGCGTATTGATAGTGGGG ACACAGAGCTGATAGCACAGATAAGAAAAAACTATGATGAATCTCTTG GCTCTGGTGGTGATCTTCTAGAGATAGCAACACAAG GTCTGTCTAAGGGAAGTGATTGCCAAGAAGATGACACATCTGTAG GTGAAAGTCTGGAAGAGAGCCCTGAGACTTTTGGTGTAACAA GTGATGTTGAAGAAAGCAGTAGTAGATACATGTTTTGGACAAAACCTGCGACTAACCTTCTTCTATCATTATACGAAGAGTATGAACAAGAATTTGAAAATCCtcgaaagaaaaagaaagatgtTTGGAGAGAAAtcacagaaaaattaaatgaggCTGGATTCGACttttcgcagttaaaagttgaaaataaatggagaAGTTTGGTGCAATCACATAAAGATATAAAGGACAATAAGAAAAAAACAGGTGAGAAAAGGAGGACATTCCCACACCTTGAAAGACTTGATAACATACTATCAAAAAGGCATGATATAAATCCACCTTTTACCAGCTCCAGCAATCCTCTTGCCACAAAAGAAAACGAGAAAGATAAAGCAAGCACTAGTAGTGAAGAAAAGGTAGTGACAAAGAGTAGCAGCATCTCTGCAGTTCGACGTAGAGAAAAGCGAAAAGAAGCAGAAAATGAAG GGCACATCAATTTGACAGACTTGCCACCAGAAGTTTTGGAAAAGATTTGCTACAACCTTGAACAGTTTGAAGAAGTTAACAAGCTCACCTTGGTTTGCAAAAAACTTAAATATTTCTGTTATCATAGAAACACCTCATTCTCTGTACATCTAAAAAATGTCAACAATCTGTGTGGAGTGTATTGTATGCCAAATTTGAGGAAATTAACAGTGTGTGGAAGGTCCTATTTCAATAGTGTAATTGATGCAGATCAAGTTAAAAGCAGAGAATTCGATGCATTTGTTGAATTATTTGCTATGGCATCTTTGACGAGATTGCAATGTCTTACTTTGAAGAATTTCAGATTCCAAAACACTTTCTTACTTTTTTTAATTGCCCTGAGTCACTTGCAGTTAACATGTTTATCTTTTCACCGATGTAGTCAAATATCAGTAGGACAATTGAAATGTGTACTTGAGGAAATTCCGTCTCTTAAGTATTGTGATGTAGAATGTGATGTTAGCTCAACTGAAGACATGCATATTTTTGCTGAAATCGCAAATCAATTTGTTGGACAAGTAAATTTAAATCTGAACAATCTAGAAGAAATACCATCTGTGTTGTTGAAATACAGAAGATCTAAGTACCGTACACCTTGGCCAACTGGGCATTTACTTATCCCTTGA
- the LOC125660014 gene encoding uncharacterized protein LOC125660014 isoform X2, with amino-acid sequence MEKMAGNCSRDDGNAVRPKYYEQRTLIFPDGIQITQVFDAPTFRRIDSGDTELIAQIRKNYDESLGSGGDLLEIATQGLSKGSDCQEDDTSVGESLEESPETFGVTSDVEESSSRYMFWTKPATNLLLSLYEEYEQEFENPRKKKKDVWREITEKLNEAGFDFSQLKVENKWRSLVQSHKDIKDNKKKTGEKRRTFPHLERLDNILSKRHDINPPFTSSSNPLATKENEKDKASTSSEEKVVTKSSSISAVRRREKRKEAENEGSSFFQAFKEIEEVRKLERDEREKRRDERAKERNDLLRAFLEILKEK; translated from the exons ATGGAAAAGATGGCGGGCAACTGTAGCAGGGATGATGGAAATGCCGTGAGGCCGAA ATACTACGAGCAAAGAACACTTATCTTTCCGGACGGAATACAGATAACACAAGTGTTTGATGCACCAACATTCAGGCGTATTGATAGTGGGG ACACAGAGCTGATAGCACAGATAAGAAAAAACTATGATGAATCTCTTG GCTCTGGTGGTGATCTTCTAGAGATAGCAACACAAG GTCTGTCTAAGGGAAGTGATTGCCAAGAAGATGACACATCTGTAG GTGAAAGTCTGGAAGAGAGCCCTGAGACTTTTGGTGTAACAA GTGATGTTGAAGAAAGCAGTAGTAGATACATGTTTTGGACAAAACCTGCGACTAACCTTCTTCTATCATTATACGAAGAGTATGAACAAGAATTTGAAAATCCtcgaaagaaaaagaaagatgtTTGGAGAGAAAtcacagaaaaattaaatgaggCTGGATTCGACttttcgcagttaaaagttgaaaataaatggagaAGTTTGGTGCAATCACATAAAGATATAAAGGACAATAAGAAAAAAACAGGTGAGAAAAGGAGGACATTCCCACACCTTGAAAGACTTGATAACATACTATCAAAAAGGCATGATATAAATCCACCTTTTACCAGCTCCAGCAATCCTCTTGCCACAAAAGAAAACGAGAAAGATAAAGCAAGCACTAGTAGTGAAGAAAAGGTAGTGACAAAGAGTAGCAGCATCTCTGCAGTTCGACGTAGAGAAAAGCGAAAAGAAGCAGAAAATGAAGGTAGCAGTTTTTTTCAagcttttaaagaaattgaagaagTAAGAAAACTTGAGCGAGATGAACGGGAGAAGAGAAGAGATGAAAGAGCCAAAGAAAGAAATGATCTTTTAAGGGCATTTCTCgagatattaaaagaaaaataa
- the LOC125662190 gene encoding uncharacterized protein LOC125662190, with product MDLNLKRKAVNFIFVCLNDDSSTSDSDDEDDLTDFLAAMSDLNPRRKKPQNRHRQRNYVENVVVNFRIDEFKTFFRIGKVSMQCLQEKICETCLEQNLSGILCREAAGGTVQKPLPDRILMFLWFMSNQDKYASIADRFGMSESTASYAIRNLIAFIHDHLLSKVVVWPTIAEQQEIKDMYWDLKGFPGVVGMIDGTHISITKPAERGVDYYNRKDYYSVVLQAVVREDLRFIDVFAGFPGKVHDARIFRNSPLFVNGPALCRDGHLLGDSAYPNLTWLLTPFRDNGHLTEAQIQFNYVHSSIRSNVERLFGILKG from the exons ATGGACCTAAACCTGAAAAGAAAAGCTGTCAATTTTATTTTCGTTTGTTTGAATGATGATAGCAGTACTAGTGATTCAGATGATGAAGATGACTTAACAGACTTTTTGGCGGCAAT GTCCGACCTGAATCCAAGGAGAAAAAAGCCCCAAAACAGGCACAGGCAGAGAAATTATGTAGAAAATGTGGTAGTCAATTTCCGCATTgatgaatttaaaacttttttccGTATTGGAAAAGTCAGCATGCAGTGCTTACAAGAAAAAATATGTGAGACTTGCTTGGAACAAAATTTATCAGGTATTTTATGTCGAGAGGCAGCAGGAGGAACTGTCCAGAAACCTCTTCCAGACCGAATTCTGATGTTTCTATGGTTTATGTCAAACCAAGATAAATATGCCTCAATTGCAGACAGATTTGGAATGAGTGAGTCAACAGCCTCCTATGCAATACGCAACCTAATAGCATTTATTCACGACCATTTGTTATCAAAAGTAGTTGTATGGCCAACAATTGCAGAGCAACAAGAAATCAAAGACATGTATTGGGATCTAAAAGGCTTCCCTGGAGTTGTTGGGATGATCGATGGTACCCATATCTCAATAACTAAACCAGCAGAAAGAGGTGTTGACTACTACAATAGGAAAGACTATTATTCAGTCGTATTGCAAGCAGTGGTGCGGGAAGACCTGCGATTCATTGATGTTTTTGCGGGATTTCCTGGTAAAGTTCATGACGCAAGAATTTTCCGCAATtctcctttgtttgtaaatggACCAGCCTTATGTCGTGATGGTCACTTATTGGGAGATTCAGCATACCCAAATCTTACTTGGCTGTTAACACCATTTCGGGACAATGGTCATCTCACTGAGGCACAGATTCAATTCAATTATGTACACAGCAGCATTAGAAGTAATGTTGAACGATTGTTTGGAATACTGAAAGGATGA
- the LOC125660756 gene encoding uncharacterized protein LOC125660756, translated as MEQKHQDLIKKNYSTLVRKMKTSSVARHLYDSNIITDEMRQQIETEKTNYDQNRKLLSIILRRGPKAFRGLRMALMKASQTDLSKLLIDSEDTMTEYEKKLAMARSLVVNTVETRFVENKPKIRDPVVREMSQDERCRISLDDFNELFLTAVSFKDNINIHIRHFTEANNVLIPTKKGVTFPLSRWLMFESILPDIQNHLENRSNEEMKWHIGGGVYVSITPGYTTVDIRHFWKPDDALEPVPTRKGVTLNKHKLTRLLQAVGEVQQCVPELNDSEFCAFSESHQNQLGMLNCPECTPFGYEPKEDVSLECNVGDLQDVLTIESDKE; from the coding sequence ATGGAGCAAAAACATCAAGATCTTATTAAAAAGAACTACTCGACTCTGGTGAGGAAAATGAAGACCTCTTCGGTTGCCAGACATCTTTATGACTCTAACATTATTACAGACGAGATGAGACAGCAAATTGAGACAGAGAAGACCAATTACGATCAAAACAGAAAACTACTAAGTATTATTCTCCGGAGAGGACCAAAGGCTTTCAGAGGTCTCCGAATGGCTCTGATGAAAGCCAGCCAAACAGATTTATCCAAGCTTCTCATTGACAGTGAAGATACCATGACTGAGTACGAAAAGAAATTAGCCATGGCCCGATCCTTAGTTGTGAATACGGTAGAAACACGATTTGTTGAAAACAAACCAAAGATCCGTGATCCTGTAGTACGAGAAATGTCTCAAGACGAGCGATGTAGAATCAGTCTGGATGATTTCAACGAACTTTTCCTCACAGCCGTGTCTTTCAAAGACAATATCAATATTCACATACGTCACTTTACAGAGGCCAATAATGTTCTGATACCCACAAAGAAGGGTGTAACATTTCCGTTATCCAGATGGTTGATGTTTGAATCCATTTTACCAGATATCCAAAATCATCTGGAAAACAGATCgaatgaagaaatgaaatggcaTATAGGAGGGGGAGTGTACGTCTCCATCACCCCTGGGTATACTACGGTGGATATAAGACACTTTTGGAAGCCAGATGATGCCCTGGAACCGGTTCCAACAAGAAAAGGTGTGACCCTGAACAAACACAAACTGACCAGATTACTACAGGCCGTTGGGGAAGTGCAACAGTGCGTTCCCGAATTAAATGACTCTGAGTTTTGTGCATTCAGTGAGTCCCATCAAAATCAGCTTGGAATGTTGAATTGCCCAGAGTGCACTCCATTTGGTTACGAGCCTAAGGAAGATGTGTCCCTGGAATGTAATGTCGGTGACTTACAAGACGTGCTGACAATTGAAAGTGACAAAGAATGA